The DNA segment GGCGCCCAGGGCATCGAGAAAGCGCGCATTGGCCGGGCTGATCGCATAAACCCGCGAATCCCATCCCTCCGGGAAGCCGGGCGCCTTCCCTTCGACCAATGCCACCGACAAGGCCGAGCGGCGCAAAGCCGCTGCCAGGGCCAAACCGGCCAAGCCCCCCCCCACAATCACGACATCGAAGTCCATTGGCGAATTGTCGCCTACCGGGGCGCGCCTTGACAAGGCAAGCGTGCGCCGAGGATAATTCCGCCCCTTTGCACGGTGATGTAGCTCAGCTGGTTAGAGCGACGGATTCATAATCCGTAGGTCGAGGGTTCAAGTCCCCCCATCACCACCAGTATTCAAGCGGGTTCCAGCGGTTTCGCGGGAATCCGCTTTTCTACTATTCGCCGCTCTCTTCTACAATTCCCGGCCTGCGCAGAGGTTCCACACTCTCCCCGAGGCGGGCGCGGACGTAGTGCTGTGTCATCGTGACGTGCTTGTGACCCAGTAGCTTCTGCGCGTGATCCATGCCTCCGGCGATGCTTGCCTCCGTACCGGCCTTGGCGCGGATGTCGCGGAACTGGAAGGCCACGCCTGCCGCCTCGCGCGCCTTGTCAAAGCGTCCGCGTAGCTGCTGTTGCGTGACGGCGCTGCCGTCATCATTGGCGATCAGGAAGGCGGGTTCCCTAGCAGTCTCCCCGCGTTACCCACCGACGCCCCTACGCCAGCCAAGGGGCGCTTCAGGGCGTCCGTGGATAACGCTCGCCTTCGGGGAAGTATCGGGCCGCCAGCCGGTCTGCCAAAGATGGATTGACGGACAGGCCGGAAACCCGGATGATTCGCACCTATCAAAATGATAGGTCTGCCCGATGTCCAAATGGTCCAAGCAGCAGTACCAGCGGTTTATCCGCGAGACGGCCAAGGACTGTGCACGGGTGGTTTTCACGGCTCACGCCGAACAGCGGATGCGGCTACGGGGAATCTCCCACGCGATGGCGCTGGAAGTGTTGCGCAAAGGGCTGCTGCGAAGGACGCCCGAGCCGAACATGCGACATGGAACGATGGAATGCCGGATGGAGTATTACGTTGCCGGCAGAAATCTTGGGGTGGTTTCGGCGGTTGTGGAAGCCGATCCCGATTTGGTGGTCATCACAGCAATGGAAATCGACTGACGGGGGTGTGAGATGCTGCGATATGACGATGGTGGTTTGAGGAACGTGTGGCTGATGAATGGCTACGAGATCAAGGAAACACCCTACGGCAAGGGCACGGCCTACAAGGACGTGGAGGGGCTGACGCGCGCGATCTGCCTGGCGCTGACGAAGAAGCACGGGAAGCTGACCGGGGTGGAGTTCCGCTATCTGCGCCAGTCGGGCCTGATGATGTCCCAGGCAGCCTTGGCGAAGCTGATGGGGGTGGATGTGCAGTCGATTGCCCGTTGGGAAAAAACCGGCCAGGTGCCGAAGTACGCGAACAAGCTGGTTCGCGTGGTGTATTGCGCCCATGCGGAGGGCAATCTGGCCATCAAGCGCGTGGTGGAACGGATCAACGATGTGGACCGACTGCTGAATCAAAGGATCGTGCTGGAGTCGTCATCGGCCGGCTGGACGCCTCGCATCGAGGACGTGGAGCACGCCTGAAAAGACTTCTACAATTCCAAATTGCCCCAAGCAACGGCGCGGGTTCGCGAGGCATCCACGGAGAAGGTTTGTAGAAGTGAAACGAGCGCAAGCCATTGACGCGACAGCGTTGCGAACTTGGCTTCATAATCCGTAGGTCGAGGGTTCAAGTCCCTCCATCACCACCAGTATTCAAGCGGCCTCCAGCGATGGGGGCCGTTTTCATTTTGGCAGGCGGTTAGCTGCTGCGATTCTGCCGGCGGCGGTCGAGCCACCAGGCGAGCACGGGCAGGGCGACGAAAGAGCCGGGCAGCGCCATCACCACCAAGTAGGGGGAAAGATACGCCAGTGCCCGCAATTGTTCCTGCAATGCGATGCGCTCGGCGCTGGTCCAGCGTTCGCCGTTGCGGGGCTTCATCAGCAGCGGCATGAGGCCGCGCACCTTGGCCATTTCGCCCTGCAATTGCTTGCGTTCCCGATTTTGGGCGGCGAGGACTTTCTGCATCAGGCCGGGTGATACCCGGATTCCCGTTGCCGCGGACACCTGGCGACTGGCTTCCTTGACCTCGTCGCGCGGCCTGGAACGAACCATTGCGGGATCAGGCCGCCGGGCGGCGCTCCAGAAAATCGCTCAGCTTGTGCCATGCCTGCCAACCGAAAAAGGCACGGCGTGCCCAGCGCCAGGCGCGTTTAGGCCGGGCGACGATCAGCGCCACCGTGGCGGCGGCGACAATTTGTGGATTGCGGCGCGCCCAGCGGGCACCCTCGACGACGCAGTCCGCTCCGCTGAAGACGGGAGCCAGCCCCGCCGCGCAGCGACCAAATTCGTCGCGCAGGCCTGCGCTGGCGATCTGCAGCCGCTGCTTCTTCAGCGCAAGTTCCAGCGTCGCGGAGTTCACTGCGGTCTTGCGGCGGGATCTGATGCCAATGCGTCGCGGTCCTTGCGAAGCTCGGCCAGGCTGGCGGAAAACAGCTTCGAGCCGCCGCGCGCCAAGCTCATTGCCAGCATGAGGCTGGCAATGCCGGCGCCGATGAACAGCGCGGAAAACACGCCGAGGGCCAGCAGCCGGTTGCTGTCCCAGAGCAGTACGGTGAGAAAGATGGCGAGGAAGACCAAGCCGGCGGAAAGGCAAAGAAATGCCGCACCGCCGTAGGCCAGCAGCGAAACCAGCCGCACCCGCTCCTCGGCGAGTTCGACGCCGAGGAGTTCGAGACGGTTGTGGATCAGGGTAACGCCGGTACCGAGCAAGCCCTTGGTCGAGGCGAACAATCCCTGCTGGTTCGACACCCTGCCCGCTCCTTCACCCATTGCCGGGTTCAGCGACGGCCGATCAGCAGGCCGACGATGAAGCCGAATCCTGCCGCTACGCCCACCGAACGCCAGGGATTGTCATGCACATAATCGTCGGCGACACGGCCGACCTGCTTGGCCTTATCCACCACGGCGGCCTCGGCTTCGGCCAGCTTGATCTTGGCGGCCGAAAGGCGATCCTGCGTCCTGGCGCGGATATCGGCGATCTTGTCGCCCGCCTGTCCGGCCGTGGCGCGTAGCAGTTCTTCGGTGTCGGCGATCACCAGTTTTACGTCGGCAATCAGTTTGTCCTTGGTGACATCGGTCATATCGTTCATGCTTTTCTCCTGAATTGAATGACTACAAAGTGAAGGCTACCGATTTTGTCGCTGCGCCGCAATGATCCATGTCATGCGGGAGCCAATTCGTAATCGACGGTCAGCGGCGCATGATCCGAAAAGCGCTGATCCTTGTATACGGCCACGCGGCGCGCCGTTGCCGCCAGGCCCGGCGTGGCGATCTGGTAGTCGATGCGCCAGCCAACGTTCCTGGCCCAGGCCTGGCCCCGGTTCGACCACCAGGTGTAGGCCTCGCCGGTTGCCTCGGGCAGGAGCCGGCGGTGCACGTCGACCCAGCCCAGGTCGGCGAAGACGGCGGAAAGCCAGGCGCGTTCTTCGGGCAGGAAGCCGGAGTTCTTCTGGTTGGATTTCCAGTTCTTGAGGTCGATTTGCTGGTGCGCGATGTTCCAGTCGCCGCACAGCAGGATTTCGCGGCCCTCGCGTTTGGCATCGCCCGCCAGCTGTTCCAGTCGCGGCCGGAACTGGTCGAGAAAGCGAAACTTGGCCTGCTGCCGTTCGTCCGAACTGGAGCCCGATGGCAGATACAGCGAGACCACCGACAGCTTGCCGAAGTCGGCCTGCAGGTAGCGCCCTTCGGCATCGAACTCGGCATTGCCGAAGCCCTCGATGATGCGGTCGGGGGCTTGCCGGGAATAAATGCCGACGCCGCTGTAGCCCTTTTTCTCGGCGGCATGAAAGCACGCCGTGAAGCCGGGCGGGGAGCGCAATGCGGGCGTCAGGTCGGTCAGTTGGGCCTTGAGTTCCTGGACGCAGACGATGTCGGCCTGTTGCGTTGCCAGCCAGTCGAAAAATCCCTTGTTGGCGGCGGAACGGATACCATTCAGATTCAGACTGAGTATTCGGAGCATGTGCTTGAGCATGTAGAATGTATTTGATGAATGCGAACGTCACCCTTGATGCCGCCAGCGCCACCACTGGCGAGTTGAGTCACGAGTTTATCGCCTTCGCCTGCGAACTGGGCGTGCTGCGCTTCGGTGAATTCAAGACCAAGGCCGGACGCCTGAGCCCTTATTTCTTCAATGCCGGCTTGTTCAACGATGGCGCCTCGCTGTCGCGCCTCAGTGATTTTTATGCGCGCCGCATTTTGAGTGCCGGGATCCGGTTTGATGTGCTGTTCGGGCCCGCCTACAAGGGCATCCCCTTGGCTGCCGGTGCGGCCATGGCGCTGTCCGGCCTCGGACGCAATACGCCCTATGCCTACAACCGCAAGGAAGCCAAGGATCACGGCGAGGGCGGCACCCTGGTCGGCGCGCCGCTCAAGGGCCGCGTGCTGATCATCGACGACGTGATTTCCGCAGGCACGTCGGTGCGCGAATCGGTCGACCTGATCCGTGCCGCCGGCGCAACCCCCGTGGCTGTGGTCATCGCGCTCGATCGGCAGGAACGCGGCCAGGGGGATTTGTCGGCAGTACAGGAGGTCGAAAAGGACTTTGGCATCCCGGTCATCAGCGTTGCCGGTTTGACCGATCTGATCGCTTATCTTTCCGGCCATCCGGAACTTGAAAACAAGCTTGCTGCCGTGCGCGAGTATCGCGTTCGTTACGGCGTCGACTGATGCCCATGAAACTTTTTCGGGGAGATAACCCATGCGCCTGATTTCCGCCCTGCTGTTCGCTTCTTCGACCTTGCTGGCCCTGGACGCCGCTGCCCAGATTCGCATCTATTGCTGCGATGACGCTGATGGGCGCAAGGTCTGCGGCGATTTTCTGCCTCCGGCATGCCAGGGCAGGGCCTATGAAGAGCGCGACAATCGCGGTTTTGTCTCCAAGACTGTCGAAGCGCCATTGACCGAACAGCAGCAGGCGCGCCGCGATGCCGAAAAGGCGAAGAAGGAAGCGGAGAAGAAGGCGGCTGCCGAGGAGCGGCGCCGTACGCTGGCCTTGCTGTCGACCTATTCCAGTCCAAAGGACATCGATTCGGCGCGCGATCGTTCGTTGGCGGAAATCGAAAAGAACAGGAAGGAATCCGAGAAGCGGCTGGAGGAGGCCAACAAGAAGAAGAAGGTGCTCGAAAACGACAAGGAGTTCTACAAGGGCAAGCCGCTGCCCGAGCAGGTCAAGGCGCAGATTCGCGACAACGAAAAAGAGATCAAGGCGCAACAGGACGCGGTGGATGCGCGAACCAAGGAAATGGAGGAGGTTCGCCTTCGTTTCGCCGAGGAGAAGAAGCGCTATCTTGAGCTGACGGGCAAGAAGTCGGCAGAAGGCGCGCCCGCCGCCGCCCCTGCGGCAGCACCGGCAGCAGCACCGGCACCGACCCCTGCGGCAGTGCCGGCAGCGGCTCCCGCCCCGGCCAAACCCGCCACCGAGAAGAAGTAGTCAGCCGAGTTTCTTCTTCAGCAGGTCGGTGACCTGCTGCGGATTGGCCTTGCCTTTGGTGGCTTTCATGGCTTGGCCGACCAGGGCGTTGAAGGCCTTTTCCTTGCCTGCGCGGAATTCCTCGACCGATTTCTGGTTCGCGGCGAGAACTTCATCGACCAGCGCTTCGATCGCGCCGGTATCCGTGATCTGCTTCAGGCCCTGCTTTTCGATGATCTCGTCGGCAGAATTGCCTTCACCGTTCCACAGCGCTTCGAACACCTTCTTCGCGATGTTGTTCGAAATCGTATTGTCGGCGATGCGAAGGACCAGGCCGGCAATCTGGGCGGCGGAGATAGGCGAGGCCTCGACGGCCATGTCATTCTTGTTGAGTCGCGCCGACAGCTCGCCCATGATCCAGTTGGCGACCGCCTTGCCGTTCGCCGGTCCCGCGTCAGCCACCGCGGCAACGTAGTAGTCGGCCATGGCGCGCGAGGCGGTGAGTATCGCGGCATCGTAGGCCGACAAGCCGTACTCGGCCTGGAAGCGCTGCTGCATCGCCTGCGGCAGTTCCGGCATCCCGGACTTCACCTCGGCAATCCACTCCGGCCGTATTTCCAGCGGCAGCAGGTCGGGATCGGGGAAGTAGCGGTAATCGTGGGCGTCTTCCTTGCTGCGCATCGAGCGCGTTTCGCCCGTGTCGGGATCGAACAGCACGGTGGCCTGCTGGATGGCGCGGCCTTCCTCGATCTCGTTGATCTGCCACTGCACCTCGAAGTCGATCGCCTGCTGCATGAAGCGGAAGGAGTTGAGGTTTTTGATCTCGCGCCGCGTGCCGAATTCCTTCTGCCCCATGGGTCGCACCGAGACATTGGCGTCGCAGCGGAAGGAGCCTTCCTGCATGTTGCCGTCGCAAATGCCGATCCACTGCACCAGCGCATGCAGCGCCTTGGCATAGGCGACCGCCTCGGCCGACGAGCGCATCTCCGGTTCGGTGACGATTTCCAGGAGCGGCGTGCCGGCGCGATTCAGGTCGATGCCGGTGCGGCCATGGAAATCCTCGTGCAGCGATTTGCCGGCATCCTCTTCGAGATGGGCGCGCGTCAAATGCACGAACTTCTCGGTCGCCTTGCTCTGCACTCCCTTCGGTTCGTCCCCAGCGCCGACTGTTATGGCAAGGCCGCCACCCAGGACAACGGGGATTTCGAACTGACTGATCTGATAGCCCTTCGGCAGGTCGGGGTAGAAATAATTCTTGCGGGCGAAGATCGAGCGCGGAGCAATCTGTGCGCCGACGGCCAGGCCGAACTTGATGGCACAGACCACGGCTTCGCGGTTGAGTACCGGCAGCACGCCGGGCAGCGCGATGTCCACCGCGCTGGCCTGCACGTTGGGCGCGGCGCCGAAGGCGATGCTGCTGCCGGAGAATATCTTGGATTTCGTTTGCAGCTGGACATGGGTTTCCAGCCCGATCACCACTTCCCACTGGGTTGTGCGCGTCATTTCGCCACCTCTGCCGGGCCGCCCCAAAGAGGTGGCAGTTCAACAAACCGGAAGCCGCAAAGCGGCTGAACCAAAGTCACCCCCGCCCTCGGGGCGGGGGTTGGGGGGTGGGCTCTCACAACATTCCCTCCGGCATCCGCGTGTGCCAGTCGGTGGCTTTCTGGTACTGGTGCGCGACGTTGAGCATCTTCGCCTCGCCGAGCCAGTTGCCGATGATCTGCAGGCCCACCGGCATGTTGTTCGCGCCGAAGCCGCAGGGCAGCGACATGCCCGGCAGGCCGGCGAGGTTGGTGGAAATGGTGTAGATGTCCGACAGGTACATTTGCACCGGGTCGGCGCTCTTGGCGCCGAAGGCGAAGGCGACCGAGGGCGAAGTCGGGCCCATGATCACGTCGCACGCTTTGAAGGCCTCGACGAAGTCGGCAGCGATGAGACGGCGAATCTTCTGCGCCTTGAGGTAGTAGGCATCGTAGTAGCCGTGCGAAAGCACATAGGTACCGATCAGGATGCGCCGCTTCACTTCGGCGCCGAAGCCCTGCGCCCGGCTGCGCGAGTACATCTCGGTCAGATCGTCGTATTCCGGTGCGCGGTAGCCGTAGCGCACGCCGTCGAAGCGCGACAGGTTGGAACTGGCCTCGGCCGGCGCGATCACGTAATAGGCCGGCACCGACAGGCCGGAGTTGGGCAACTGGACCTCCACCGTGGTGGCGCCCAGCTTGCGGTACTCGGCCAGTGCGGCCTCGACCGCGGCACGCACGTCGGCATCCATGCCATCGCCGAAAAATTCCCTCGGCAGGCCGATCCTGAGTCCGGCCAGCGGCTTTTCCAGGTCGCGGCCGTAATCCTCGGCGGGTCGCTCCAGCGAAGTCGAGTCGCGGGGGTCGAAGCCGGCCATGGCATTCAGCAACAGCGCGCAGTCGTCGGCGCTTTTCGCCATCGGCCCGCCCTGGTCGAGGCTGGAGGCGAAGGCGATCATGCCGTAGCGCGAGACCACGCCGTAGGTCGGCTTGAGGCCGGTGAGTCCGCACAGGGCTGCCGGCTGGCGGATCGAGCCGCCGGTGTCAGTGCCGGTGGCCGCCGGAGTCAGGCGCGCCGCGATGGCCGCCGCCGAACCGCCCGAGGAACCGCCGGGCACGCGGGACACATCCCAGGGATTCTTTACCGGACCGAAGTACGAGGTTTCGTTCGACGAGCCCATGGCGAATTCGTCCATGTTGAGCTTGCCCAGCGTCACCATGCCGGCGGCGGCAAGCTTTTCGACCACGTTGGCATCGTAGGGTGAAACGAAATTCGCCAGCATCTGCGAGCCGCAGCTGGTGCGCCAGCCCTGGGTGCAGAAGATGTCCTTGTGCGCCAGGGGGATGCCGCAGAGGGGGGAATTCGCCGTACCGCCAGCGCCGACTTTTGCGTCTGCGGCCCGGGCCTGCGCCAGCGTCTTGTCGCGATCGAGCGTGATGAAGGCATTCAGCGCGGGATTGAACGTTTCGATGCGGTCGAGGAACAGCGAGGCCAGTTCGACCGCGGAGACCTTCTTCGCCGCCAGCGCAGCGGAGAGTTCGCGCAGCGATGAATTGATCAGATCGCTCATTCCACTACCCTTGGGACCAGGTACAGCCCGGCCTCGGTTTCCGGCGCCACGGCTTGAAAGTCGGCGCGGCGGTCGGTTTCGGTGACCGCGTCCGGGCGCAGGCGCTGCACCACATCGACGGCATGGGCCATCGGCTCGATGTCCGTGGTATCGACCGCCTGCAATTGTTCGATGAAGCCCAGGATGCCGTTCAACTGGTCGCGCGTGGCTTCGCGCTCGGCGACGGAAAGTTCGATGCGGGACAAAAGGGCAATGCGGGCGACGTCTTCCAGGTTCAGGGACATGATGACAAATGGGGGTAAGTGGTGTTGGACCCGGGTGAAACAGGGCCTGATCGGTGCTTAATTCGAAAGGCGCGATAGGGTATCATAAGCCACCTATCCGCCGCAGCCCTCGCCGGGCGGGCTTCAACACTGGAACCACGATGTTCGGCTTTCTCCGCTCCTATTTTTCAAACGATCTCGCAATTGACCTCGGTACCGCCAATACGCTGATTTACGTGCGTGGCAAGGGCGTGGTCCTCGACGAACCTTCGGTCGTCGCCATTCGCATCGAAGGCGGCCCCAACGCCAAGAAAACCATCCAGGCGGTCGGCCGCGAGGCCAAGACCATGATCGGCCGCAATCCGAAGGAAATCTCGGTGATCCGGCCGCTGAAGGACGGCGTGATCGCCGACTTCACCGTCACCGAACAGATGCTCAAGCAGTTCATCAAGCGCGTGCATGAGTCGCGCCTGTTCTCGCCGTCTCCGCGCATCATCATCTGCGTGCCCTCGGGCTCGACCCAGGTCGAGCGCCGTGCCATCCGCGAATCGGCATTGGGCGCCGGCGCCTCGCAGGTATATCTGATCGAGGAGCCGATGGCCGCCGCGATCGGCGCCGGCCTGCCGGTGTCGGATGCCACGGGTTCGATGGTGGTGGACATTGGCGGCGGCACCACCGAAGTCGGCGTGATCTCGCTGGGCGGCATGGTCTATGCCAATTCGGTGCGCGTCGGCGGCGACAAGTTCGACGAGGCGATCATCTCCTACATCAGCCGCAACTACGGCATGCAGATCGGCGACAACAGCGCCGAGAACATCAAGAAGCAGATCGGCTCGGCCTTCCCCGGCGCCGAAGTGCGCGAGATGGAAGTCTCCGGCATCAACCGCGCCGAGGGCATTCCGCGCAAGTTCACGATTTCTTCCAACGAAGTGCTGGAAGCGCTTTCCGAACCGCTCAACCAGGTGGTCAAGGCGGTCAAGGACGCGCTGGAAAAAACGCCGCCCGAGTTGGGCGCCGACATTGCCGAACGGGGTCTGGTGCTGACCGGCGGCGGCGCATTGCTGCACGATCTGGATCGCCTGCTGACCGAGGAAACCGGCCTGCCGGTGATCGTCGCCGACGATCCGCTGACCTGCGTCGCCCGCGGCTCGGGTCTGGCGCTTGAAAAGATGGACAAACTCGGCAGTATTTTCGCCAACGAGTAGGGCCCGCCCCGTGTAGCGTGCAAGCTGGCCCCGTGATTGCAGAATGCGGGGCTCCACCGGGTTTTCCACTTTCGAGGGCGTAATGCCTTGATGTCCGTCGTTGGCCATGCTCCGCCACCCTTTTTCAAACGGGGTCCGGCGCCGCTCGTGCGGCTGGCTTTCTTCGTCTCGCTTTCGCTGATCCTGCTGGTGGCCGACCTGCGCTTCCACACTTTGGAATGGGCGCGGCTGGCGGTTGCCACGGTGGCCTGGCCCCTGCAGCGCATCACCTGGATGCCGATCGATGCCGCCGGCGATGCCGGCGGCTATCTGACGCGGCAATCCACGCTGCTGAAGGAAAACGAGGAACTGCGCCGGCGCCAGCTCGGCACCGCCAATCTCCTGCTGCGCCAGCAGCACCTGGAAACCGAAAACATGCGGCTGCGCGCCCTGCTCGACATGCGCGCGAGGCAGCCGGTCGAAGGGCGCATCGCCGAGATTCTCTACGCGGCGCGCGATCCGTTTTCGCGGCGGGTGATCATCGACAAGGGCATCCAGCACGGCATCAGCGCCGGCCAGGCAGTGGTCGATGACATCGGCGTGATCGGCCAGGTGGCGCGGGTTTTCCCGCTCACCTCGGAAGTACTGCTGTTGACCGACAAGGATCAGGCGATTCCGGTCGAGGTGCAGAGGAACGGCTTGCGCGCCGTGCTGGCGGGCGCCGGGGCGGGCATGATGGAACTGCGCTTCCTCGCGGCGAACGCCGAGATCCAGGTCGGCGACATCCTGGTGACGTCGGGACTCGACGGCGTCTACCTGCCCGGCTTGC comes from the Sulfuritalea hydrogenivorans sk43H genome and includes:
- a CDS encoding DUF4258 domain-containing protein — protein: MSKWSKQQYQRFIRETAKDCARVVFTAHAEQRMRLRGISHAMALEVLRKGLLRRTPEPNMRHGTMECRMEYYVAGRNLGVVSAVVEADPDLVVITAMEID
- a CDS encoding helix-turn-helix domain-containing protein; the encoded protein is MLRYDDGGLRNVWLMNGYEIKETPYGKGTAYKDVEGLTRAICLALTKKHGKLTGVEFRYLRQSGLMMSQAALAKLMGVDVQSIARWEKTGQVPKYANKLVRVVYCAHAEGNLAIKRVVERINDVDRLLNQRIVLESSSAGWTPRIEDVEHA
- a CDS encoding YqjK family protein, which produces MNSATLELALKKQRLQIASAGLRDEFGRCAAGLAPVFSGADCVVEGARWARRNPQIVAAATVALIVARPKRAWRWARRAFFGWQAWHKLSDFLERRPAA
- a CDS encoding phage holin family protein, with amino-acid sequence MGEGAGRVSNQQGLFASTKGLLGTGVTLIHNRLELLGVELAEERVRLVSLLAYGGAAFLCLSAGLVFLAIFLTVLLWDSNRLLALGVFSALFIGAGIASLMLAMSLARGGSKLFSASLAELRKDRDALASDPAARPQ
- a CDS encoding DUF883 family protein — protein: MNDMTDVTKDKLIADVKLVIADTEELLRATAGQAGDKIADIRARTQDRLSAAKIKLAEAEAAVVDKAKQVGRVADDYVHDNPWRSVGVAAGFGFIVGLLIGRR
- a CDS encoding exodeoxyribonuclease III gives rise to the protein MLRILSLNLNGIRSAANKGFFDWLATQQADIVCVQELKAQLTDLTPALRSPPGFTACFHAAEKKGYSGVGIYSRQAPDRIIEGFGNAEFDAEGRYLQADFGKLSVVSLYLPSGSSSDERQQAKFRFLDQFRPRLEQLAGDAKREGREILLCGDWNIAHQQIDLKNWKSNQKNSGFLPEERAWLSAVFADLGWVDVHRRLLPEATGEAYTWWSNRGQAWARNVGWRIDYQIATPGLAATARRVAVYKDQRFSDHAPLTVDYELAPA
- the pyrE gene encoding orotate phosphoribosyltransferase, with amino-acid sequence MNANVTLDAASATTGELSHEFIAFACELGVLRFGEFKTKAGRLSPYFFNAGLFNDGASLSRLSDFYARRILSAGIRFDVLFGPAYKGIPLAAGAAMALSGLGRNTPYAYNRKEAKDHGEGGTLVGAPLKGRVLIIDDVISAGTSVRESVDLIRAAGATPVAVVIALDRQERGQGDLSAVQEVEKDFGIPVISVAGLTDLIAYLSGHPELENKLAAVREYRVRYGVD
- a CDS encoding serine--tRNA ligase, yielding MRLISALLFASSTLLALDAAAQIRIYCCDDADGRKVCGDFLPPACQGRAYEERDNRGFVSKTVEAPLTEQQQARRDAEKAKKEAEKKAAAEERRRTLALLSTYSSPKDIDSARDRSLAEIEKNRKESEKRLEEANKKKKVLENDKEFYKGKPLPEQVKAQIRDNEKEIKAQQDAVDARTKEMEEVRLRFAEEKKRYLELTGKKSAEGAPAAAPAAAPAAAPAPTPAAVPAAAPAPAKPATEKK
- the gatB gene encoding Asp-tRNA(Asn)/Glu-tRNA(Gln) amidotransferase subunit GatB, whose protein sequence is MTRTTQWEVVIGLETHVQLQTKSKIFSGSSIAFGAAPNVQASAVDIALPGVLPVLNREAVVCAIKFGLAVGAQIAPRSIFARKNYFYPDLPKGYQISQFEIPVVLGGGLAITVGAGDEPKGVQSKATEKFVHLTRAHLEEDAGKSLHEDFHGRTGIDLNRAGTPLLEIVTEPEMRSSAEAVAYAKALHALVQWIGICDGNMQEGSFRCDANVSVRPMGQKEFGTRREIKNLNSFRFMQQAIDFEVQWQINEIEEGRAIQQATVLFDPDTGETRSMRSKEDAHDYRYFPDPDLLPLEIRPEWIAEVKSGMPELPQAMQQRFQAEYGLSAYDAAILTASRAMADYYVAAVADAGPANGKAVANWIMGELSARLNKNDMAVEASPISAAQIAGLVLRIADNTISNNIAKKVFEALWNGEGNSADEIIEKQGLKQITDTGAIEALVDEVLAANQKSVEEFRAGKEKAFNALVGQAMKATKGKANPQQVTDLLKKKLG
- the gatA gene encoding Asp-tRNA(Asn)/Glu-tRNA(Gln) amidotransferase subunit GatA, with the translated sequence MINSSLRELSAALAAKKVSAVELASLFLDRIETFNPALNAFITLDRDKTLAQARAADAKVGAGGTANSPLCGIPLAHKDIFCTQGWRTSCGSQMLANFVSPYDANVVEKLAAAGMVTLGKLNMDEFAMGSSNETSYFGPVKNPWDVSRVPGGSSGGSAAAIAARLTPAATGTDTGGSIRQPAALCGLTGLKPTYGVVSRYGMIAFASSLDQGGPMAKSADDCALLLNAMAGFDPRDSTSLERPAEDYGRDLEKPLAGLRIGLPREFFGDGMDADVRAAVEAALAEYRKLGATTVEVQLPNSGLSVPAYYVIAPAEASSNLSRFDGVRYGYRAPEYDDLTEMYSRSRAQGFGAEVKRRILIGTYVLSHGYYDAYYLKAQKIRRLIAADFVEAFKACDVIMGPTSPSVAFAFGAKSADPVQMYLSDIYTISTNLAGLPGMSLPCGFGANNMPVGLQIIGNWLGEAKMLNVAHQYQKATDWHTRMPEGML
- the gatC gene encoding Asp-tRNA(Asn)/Glu-tRNA(Gln) amidotransferase subunit GatC produces the protein MSLNLEDVARIALLSRIELSVAEREATRDQLNGILGFIEQLQAVDTTDIEPMAHAVDVVQRLRPDAVTETDRRADFQAVAPETEAGLYLVPRVVE
- a CDS encoding rod shape-determining protein; the encoded protein is MFGFLRSYFSNDLAIDLGTANTLIYVRGKGVVLDEPSVVAIRIEGGPNAKKTIQAVGREAKTMIGRNPKEISVIRPLKDGVIADFTVTEQMLKQFIKRVHESRLFSPSPRIIICVPSGSTQVERRAIRESALGAGASQVYLIEEPMAAAIGAGLPVSDATGSMVVDIGGGTTEVGVISLGGMVYANSVRVGGDKFDEAIISYISRNYGMQIGDNSAENIKKQIGSAFPGAEVREMEVSGINRAEGIPRKFTISSNEVLEALSEPLNQVVKAVKDALEKTPPELGADIAERGLVLTGGGALLHDLDRLLTEETGLPVIVADDPLTCVARGSGLALEKMDKLGSIFANE
- the mreC gene encoding rod shape-determining protein MreC → MSVVGHAPPPFFKRGPAPLVRLAFFVSLSLILLVADLRFHTLEWARLAVATVAWPLQRITWMPIDAAGDAGGYLTRQSTLLKENEELRRRQLGTANLLLRQQHLETENMRLRALLDMRARQPVEGRIAEILYAARDPFSRRVIIDKGIQHGISAGQAVVDDIGVIGQVARVFPLTSEVLLLTDKDQAIPVEVQRNGLRAVLAGAGAGMMELRFLAANAEIQVGDILVTSGLDGVYLPGLPVAKVARIDRDSAYSFARITCAPLAGVERHGLALVLGARTALPPQPDDLPATADKPAAGKRVKKKAR